The following is a genomic window from Neurospora crassa OR74A linkage group III, whole genome shotgun sequence.
GATCGTAGAGATCCTCCATCCCAGTTCGCGTGACTTTTCGCTTATCCCTTGCCGGCGGAACTCGGCTCTGACATCGTATAGGTCCCAACCGTTGATTTTACTTTCGGGTGAGTTTGGTGGAGGTCGGTAGCTGAAGGCCAGCAGCTTATCGACGCTTCCTAGCTTGCATGTTCTGGACTTGATGAACTCGAATGCCTCCCGGGCTTCCTTGTCGCCTGCGAAGTTGAAGCTAACATATGTAAAATCTCTGAACCGAATACGTATCGAGGAAGGAACGCCACTAGAAGGGGGCGTGGGCCGTAGGGTGCACTGTGAAATAATGTGGAAGGCAAACCACACTTGCTTCACACTCTTTTTCAGACTCGGATCTGCGGCAGTCAAAGACTCGGGGGGAAAGCGGAAGACGAGATGGTAGTCACTGAGCGCAAGGTCGCCGAGCTCCGGCTTTCCGCCTCGCAAGGCATGGATGTTTGCGAAAGTCTGGCATTCGGTTCAGTAAAGAAAACGAGACGTAGTTGGAAAGGTAGATGATGGAGAGCATACGTGCTTGAGGTGAGGCGCCGCCATCGTGATGTTGGGAGGTAATACTAACTACCCCGGCACTATGAGGCGCTGTGCAGCCGAGGTAGGAGACCGGACGTCCGAGACCCAATGTGTCCGGACAGGAGCGCAAGACGTGTTGACAGATGCGGTTGCGGCGAGAGGAACGGGGAGAATAGAATCTGCTTCGCTTAAGATGTATCGTAGTTGTACAATAGTGCCAGACTGCAGGACTGGGAAACAGAAAAATGTACCAATTAGGAACATGTGTCCTGATATAAACGAAAAGGAGGAACTTCGCCGCGCAGTCACTGGTGCCGGTCAACGATAAGTGATTCACGCGGAACTTGTTGGGATTTCAAGAGATTGTCCCCGAGGTCCACGTGGAATCGATTTGGAGGACAGGTATTTAAAGGCGACAGGGACTGGTAACTTTGTAAGCTACAGAACCTCTGCTGCTAATCCTCCTGCCGTCCGAATCCAAGGGTATGCGAATAGTGACTGCGATTTGCGAACAAGCAGAAAGTCAGCATCTGGAGTGCAACGCGCTCTGGAACCGGGGAAGCGACGATTGACGTCGATGGACACCCCACTATCAGCGCCACCCCGAACCCGACTGAGGACGGAACGTTCATGGTGCCTGCCGGTGTCAGAAATTGCCCGAGCCAGCAACGACTGACAATCAAAGGAAGTGAAGTGCACGAGGTGGTCTGGGCGCAAGGCTGGGCCTGGACGGGGACGGGAAGCGCAAGGAAGCACCTCAACCCCACATGTGAGATCTGTACGTATCTCCTTTTTTGGGTTGCGCTTGGCGGCTCCTACCTAGCGTTGGGCGCGCAGACTGGGTGCGGATTGCCAGCCGCTTGCCAGCCGGGATGAGCCGTGGCGGCTGTTAACCCTACTCAGCCAGCCACTCAGAAGCGGCAGAGGGCAGCCCACCAAGGAATTCGCAAAAAAAGTAGCTGTGCCGGTCGAATTTCCCCCCATCTTTTTGAAAAGTCCGGTGAACACCGCGAGAAGGTATCCcactccatcctcctcagcagcacAATTGAAGCCCTCAGGACCTTCATAGCCAAATCGCAAAAATGGCTGTTCCCGGCACCCAGATGTAAGCAACCAGAGCAAACCAAGAGCATGGAAGCCTCCTACATGTCTACTACACGTCTTCACGACTGTCTACACGTCGGTGCgatctgctgctgctgtggggGTGCAAATGCAAAACGAAGGCGTTCAGTCACGAAGCCGGGAGATATGCTGCCCGCTGGTTGCAGCAGATTCAGCCGACGGGGTGGGATTTAGAAAGTGGTGGCTTggaaaacaacaaaagcGGCGTTGATGCTGACTGCTTCTCTTTCTGTCTACAGTTCCAAGCGCAGAAAGTTCGTCGCTGATGGCGTTTTCTACGCCGAGCTGAACGAGTTCTTCCAGCGCGAGCTCGCTGAGGAGGGCTACTCCGGTGTCGAGGTCCGCGTTACCCCGACCGTCaccgacatcatcatccgcGCCACCCACACCCAGGAGGTTCTCGGCGAGCAGGGCCGCCGCATCCGTGAGCTCACCTCGCTCATCCAGAAGCGCTTCAAGTTCCCCGAGAACTCTGTCTCCCTCTACGCCGCCAAGGTCCAGAACCGCGGTCTCTCCGCCGTCGCTCAGTGCGAGTCCCTCCGCTACAAGCTTCTCAACGGTCTTGCCGTCCGTCGTGCCTGCTATGGTGTCCTCCGCTTCATCATGGAGTCCGGTGCCAAGGGTTGCGAGGTCGTCGTTTCCGGCAAGCTCCGCGCTGCTCGCGCCAAGTCCATGAAGTTCACCGATGGCTTCATGATCCACTCCGGTCAGCCCGCTAAGGACTTCATCGACTCTGCCACTCGCCACGTTCTCCTTCGCCAGGGTGTCCTCGGTATCAAGGTCAAGATCATGCGCGGCTCTGACCCCGAGGGCAAGTCCGGCCCCCAGAAGTCTCTCCCTGACGCCGTCACCATCATCGAgcccaaggaggagcagcccGTTACCCAGCCCATCAGCCAGGACTACGGCGCTAAGGCCGCTCAGGTCCAGGCTGCCGCTGAGGCTGCCCGCCAGGAGGAGCAGgccggtgaggaggaggccgctGCCCCCGCCGCTGAGGAGTAGGATAACCTCAAGGTCGGGTCAAATGAGGTTTTGCCTTCGATCGAGGTGCCTGTGTCTTTCGACGAGCCTGAGGTCGCTCCTGTGGCGGAGTTCAATTTCGGCGCGGACGATACTTCCATTGTCTGGTAAAGGCCGCTGGGTTTGGGCGGGGTCTTTTTTCAATGTGCTTGCAAGTCCAAACAAACACTGGGTTGCGGAAATGGATGGGTTCAATTTGGCGTCAACTATGGTCATAGCACATTTGCATTAAGACTTGCGAAAAGGGGAAATGGCGGACGGATTGTTGCTTGGGATTATAATTGTTTTTTGTAACCCCACGATCAATGCAGCAACGTCGGGAAATTCCTGACTTTCGCCAGGGAAATAAGATACCTGAACAAGCCCTCCTTCCTTGCCTTGTTTTGCGATTGCCAATTGTGCCATATCCTTTTGTGTGATGAAGGAGACTATTAATGGAATATAGGCACCAATCTAAGTGAGGCATGTGAAGAAATT
Proteins encoded in this region:
- the crp-10 gene encoding 40S ribosomal protein S3, with amino-acid sequence MAVPGTQISKRRKFVADGVFYAELNEFFQRELAEEGYSGVEVRVTPTVTDIIIRATHTQEVLGEQGRRIRELTSLIQKRFKFPENSVSLYAAKVQNRGLSAVAQCESLRYKLLNGLAVRRACYGVLRFIMESGAKGCEVVVSGKLRAARAKSMKFTDGFMIHSGQPAKDFIDSATRHVLLRQGVLGIKVKIMRGSDPEGKSGPQKSLPDAVTIIEPKEEQPVTQPISQDYGAKAAQVQAAAEAARQEEQAGEEEAAAPAAEE